In one window of Bdellovibrio bacteriovorus W DNA:
- a CDS encoding homogentisate 1,2-dioxygenase (COG3508 Homogentisate 1,2-dioxygenase), whose amino-acid sequence MIKENYQSGFGNHFSTEALPGALPADQNSPQMAPLGLYAEQLSGSAFTVQRGFNLYSWLYRVRPSVMQGRFQREEALTLKSFAKAKHLDPNQMRWNPMTALKGNFLEGLRTVASSGSGEEQKGIQILLYSFTESMKNNFFMNADGDFVIVPQLGRLEVRTELGRLEVEPGEIALVPRGIKFQVNSLDGKPCSGYIGENFGQPFRLPELGPIGANGLAHRRHFLAPVASFEDIEGEFKLYGKFGGEVWSASLGHSPLDVVAWHGTYTPYKYDLRKFNTINTVSFDHPDPCIFTVLTSPSDTPGMANIDFVIFPPRWMTAENTFRPPYFHRNIMSEYMGLIYGDYDAKTGGGFVPGGGSLHNFFSAHGPDVKTFETASHAELKPQKLDATMAFMFESRYPYKVTDMALEKDFLQGDYQDCWQGFHNHFKK is encoded by the coding sequence ATGATTAAAGAAAATTATCAATCTGGATTTGGAAATCACTTTTCAACAGAAGCTCTTCCTGGCGCTTTACCTGCGGATCAAAACTCTCCGCAGATGGCTCCTTTAGGACTTTACGCGGAACAACTCAGTGGTTCTGCGTTCACCGTACAAAGAGGCTTCAATCTTTATTCTTGGCTTTATCGCGTTCGTCCTTCTGTTATGCAGGGACGCTTTCAGCGTGAAGAGGCTCTAACACTCAAATCTTTCGCAAAAGCAAAGCACCTTGATCCAAACCAAATGCGTTGGAATCCGATGACTGCCTTAAAAGGAAATTTTCTTGAAGGCCTTCGCACCGTCGCAAGCAGTGGTTCTGGTGAAGAACAAAAGGGCATTCAAATTCTTCTTTATTCTTTTACAGAGTCCATGAAGAATAATTTCTTTATGAATGCCGATGGAGATTTTGTAATCGTTCCTCAACTCGGTCGCCTAGAAGTTCGAACAGAACTTGGAAGATTAGAAGTCGAGCCCGGAGAGATTGCCTTAGTTCCACGTGGTATTAAGTTCCAAGTGAATTCTTTAGATGGAAAGCCATGCTCTGGTTACATCGGAGAAAACTTTGGCCAGCCTTTCCGCCTCCCAGAACTAGGCCCTATCGGAGCCAATGGTTTAGCACATCGTCGCCACTTTTTAGCACCTGTTGCTTCGTTTGAAGATATCGAAGGCGAATTCAAACTTTATGGAAAGTTTGGCGGTGAAGTGTGGAGTGCTTCGCTGGGCCATTCACCTCTTGATGTCGTTGCTTGGCATGGTACCTACACCCCTTATAAATATGATCTGCGCAAGTTCAACACTATCAACACTGTGAGCTTTGACCATCCAGATCCTTGCATCTTCACTGTTTTAACTTCACCGAGTGACACTCCGGGAATGGCAAATATTGACTTTGTAATCTTCCCACCACGTTGGATGACTGCTGAAAATACATTTAGACCCCCTTACTTCCATCGCAACATCATGAGTGAGTATATGGGTCTGATCTATGGTGATTATGATGCGAAAACAGGTGGTGGCTTTGTCCCTGGGGGCGGAAGTCTTCACAACTTCTTCTCGGCCCACGGTCCCGACGTTAAAACTTTTGAAACAGCTTCGCACGCGGAACTTAAGCCACAAAAACTAGATGCGACTATGGCCTTCATGTTTGAATCTCGCTATCCTTACAAAGTAACCGATATGGCACTTGAGAAGGATTTCCTACAGGGAGATTATCAAGATTGCTGGCAAGGTTTTCACAATCACTTTAAGAAATAA
- a CDS encoding proline iminopeptidase (COG0596 Predicted hydrolases or acyltransferases (alpha/beta hydrolase superfamily)) yields the protein MREFYPEIEPYKKGHLQVSDIHSLYWEESGNPQGQPVLFLHGGPGGGTAPMHRRFFDPKHYRIILFDQRGSGNSTPSAELKDNTTWDLVSDIEKLREFFNIDKWLVFGGSWGSTLALTYAIKHPSKVTGLVLRGIFLCRPSEVKWFYQEGASQIFPDIWDSYLAQIPENERHDMVTAYYKRLTSSDENVRLNAAKAWSKWEAATSRLYMDKNAIEEFDDPEYALSFARIECHYFTNNAFFDSNNWILENIETIRHIPAAIVQGRYDVVCPARSAWELHKAWPEAKFTIVADSGHAANEPGTRSALIEATDSFKQL from the coding sequence ATGCGCGAATTTTATCCTGAAATTGAACCTTATAAAAAAGGCCATCTTCAAGTTTCCGACATTCACAGTCTTTACTGGGAAGAATCAGGAAATCCTCAAGGCCAACCTGTTCTCTTCTTGCATGGCGGCCCCGGCGGCGGCACTGCTCCAATGCACAGACGCTTCTTCGACCCAAAACATTATCGCATCATTCTCTTTGACCAACGAGGGTCAGGAAACTCGACTCCGTCTGCAGAGTTAAAAGATAACACCACGTGGGATCTCGTCAGCGATATTGAAAAACTACGAGAGTTCTTCAATATTGATAAGTGGTTAGTCTTTGGTGGCTCTTGGGGCTCCACTCTAGCCCTTACTTATGCCATCAAACACCCAAGCAAAGTGACCGGCTTGGTCTTGCGCGGTATTTTCCTTTGCCGCCCTTCTGAAGTTAAATGGTTTTACCAAGAGGGTGCTTCGCAAATTTTCCCGGATATCTGGGATAGTTATCTGGCACAAATTCCTGAAAACGAACGCCACGACATGGTCACGGCTTACTATAAACGCCTGACGTCATCAGATGAAAATGTACGCCTCAACGCCGCGAAAGCATGGAGCAAATGGGAAGCTGCCACTTCAAGATTGTATATGGATAAGAATGCCATCGAAGAATTCGATGATCCCGAATATGCACTTAGTTTTGCACGCATCGAATGCCATTACTTCACTAACAATGCTTTCTTTGATTCCAACAATTGGATCTTAGAAAATATTGAAACGATCCGCCACATCCCGGCCGCCATTGTCCAAGGACGCTACGATGTCGTTTGCCCAGCTCGTTCTGCTTGGGAACTTCATAAAGCATGGCCTGAGGCAAAATTTACAATCGTTGCTGACTCTGGCCACGCCGCCAATGAGCCTGGAACACGCTCAGCTCTTATTGAGGCAACGGACTCTTTTAAACAACTGTAG
- a CDS encoding secreted trypsin-like serine protease (COG5640 Secreted trypsin-like serine protease), protein MRGNNWLILLTLTSSILVNCTPSSPIKNSINTTDSAIIGGKEVQGNDTIGESIVAVYDAFLGQLCTGTLLKDNIVLTAAHCVGVFTDDMYVFFETEITDNSKPYQVDKVEISPIWSTRKHEKTDKGDLALLRFVGKAPAHKRPAQLLTYTKFRNLPAHAEVDVAGYGLNDGVAEMGAGTLRSVKVNIADKNFSLSEATLDQRDSRGTCHGDSGGPAFIELGGRYYLWGVTSRGVDDLENDCDQFAAITHIYSHKTWISRMIQKLSTSILDPLTL, encoded by the coding sequence GTGCGGGGAAATAACTGGCTTATACTTTTAACATTAACAAGCTCCATACTTGTTAATTGTACGCCAAGCTCACCAATCAAAAACTCTATCAATACCACGGACTCAGCCATCATTGGCGGCAAAGAAGTCCAAGGTAATGATACCATTGGAGAAAGTATCGTTGCTGTTTACGATGCATTTCTCGGTCAACTCTGCACTGGAACTCTTTTAAAAGATAATATCGTCCTCACCGCCGCTCACTGTGTGGGAGTGTTTACAGACGATATGTATGTATTTTTTGAAACTGAAATTACCGACAACTCCAAACCCTATCAGGTTGATAAAGTTGAAATCTCGCCTATTTGGTCTACTCGAAAGCATGAAAAGACCGACAAAGGAGACCTTGCACTTTTAAGATTTGTTGGCAAAGCTCCAGCCCACAAAAGACCTGCCCAACTTTTAACTTATACAAAATTTAGAAATCTCCCTGCGCATGCCGAAGTCGATGTTGCTGGCTATGGACTCAATGATGGTGTGGCTGAGATGGGTGCTGGCACTCTCAGATCTGTAAAAGTAAATATCGCCGATAAAAACTTCAGTCTTTCTGAAGCTACACTTGATCAACGCGACAGTCGTGGAACTTGCCACGGCGATTCTGGGGGCCCTGCGTTCATCGAACTGGGTGGTAGATATTACCTTTGGGGCGTCACAAGCCGTGGAGTGGATGACCTTGAGAATGATTGCGATCAATTTGCAGCCATCACCCATATTTACTCTCATAAAACTTGGATCTCGCGTATGATC